Proteins encoded together in one Variovorax paradoxus window:
- a CDS encoding GntR family transcriptional regulator, protein MARPPAPSPSFDRLPGTSLHRQLFVVLRDEITRGVYASGALPKEEALCERFGVSRITVRRALADLAALGLVERRHGLGTFVRTGLPKARAQPSLGLVDGLRKTALETDVEVLEVAQAVPPHDVAAALHLEVGEKAVHALRLRSIDGTPVMLTDAWVPARLGKRVSAAALRKQALYEILLAQGVKFGRVVQEITAEVAEPARARLLNLETGAPLLKFVRLLHDLNAQPVQHLTVSLAAERSRILMDIPGETINTLSAGQVVHDVHPANTKRQP, encoded by the coding sequence ATGGCACGTCCCCCCGCACCCTCTCCTTCGTTCGACCGCCTTCCCGGCACCTCGCTACACCGGCAGCTGTTCGTGGTGCTGCGCGATGAGATCACGCGCGGCGTCTACGCCTCCGGCGCGCTGCCGAAGGAAGAGGCGCTGTGCGAGCGCTTCGGCGTCTCGCGCATCACGGTGCGGCGTGCGCTGGCCGATCTGGCCGCGCTCGGGCTGGTGGAGCGCCGCCACGGCCTGGGCACCTTCGTTCGCACTGGTCTGCCGAAGGCACGGGCGCAGCCCAGCCTGGGGCTGGTCGACGGGCTGCGCAAGACAGCGCTCGAAACCGATGTCGAGGTACTCGAAGTGGCGCAGGCGGTACCGCCGCACGACGTGGCTGCCGCGCTGCACCTGGAGGTCGGCGAGAAGGCGGTCCATGCGCTGCGCCTGCGCAGCATCGACGGCACGCCGGTGATGCTGACCGATGCCTGGGTGCCCGCGCGCCTGGGCAAACGGGTCTCGGCCGCCGCGCTGCGCAAGCAGGCGCTCTACGAAATCCTGCTCGCGCAAGGCGTGAAGTTCGGGCGGGTGGTGCAGGAGATCACGGCCGAGGTGGCCGAGCCGGCCCGTGCAAGGCTCTTGAACCTAGAGACCGGCGCGCCGCTGCTCAAGTTTGTTCGCCTGCTACACGACCTCAATGCGCAGCCGGTGCAGCACCTCACCGTGTCGCTGGCAGCCGAGCGCAGCCGCATCCTCATGGACATCCCGGGCGAGACGATCAATACGCTTTCCGCGGGTCAGGTGGTGCACGATGTGCACCCGGCCAATACGAAGCGACAGCCCTAG
- a CDS encoding rhodanese-like domain-containing protein → MDVRIQPLPFDPATLRGLSEKLLASHHQNNYGGAVKRLNAIRTQLAATPHASVPGFQVYGHEVGRSTAMRLRAMGLDARYLRGGFDGWQAAGLPVEAKPPRLSR, encoded by the coding sequence ATGGACGTCCGGATTCAACCCTTGCCCTTCGACCCCGCCACGCTGCGCGGCCTGTCGGAAAAGCTGCTCGCCAGCCACCACCAGAACAACTATGGCGGTGCGGTGAAGCGCCTCAACGCCATTCGAACGCAGCTTGCGGCAACGCCGCACGCATCCGTGCCGGGGTTTCAAGTCTACGGACACGAAGTGGGCCGCAGCACCGCAATGCGGCTGCGCGCAATGGGCCTCGATGCGCGGTACTTGCGCGGCGGTTTCGACGGCTGGCAAGCCGCGGGCCTGCCGGTCGAGGCCAAGCCTCCCAGGCTAAGCCGATGA
- a CDS encoding MFS transporter, with amino-acid sequence MSAAPSPTVRTGLASLLPAGVDPGAIPLLAARGLRAFGDGYMAVLLPAYLLSIGLGTLEVGVVATATMLGSALATLAVGAWGYRFAGGRLLRGAALLMAATGLGFAGLTSFWPLLLVALVGTLNPSSGDVSVFLPLEHARLAAAAQGHARTALFARYSLLGALCAALGALAAAVPDWLVRHSGLTRLDALRGMFVIYAAIGLAVFWLYRNLPAHAGGSGNAESAPVAPAPLGPSRRVVMRLAALFSVDSFAGGLAINALMSLWLLERFGLSLTQAGVFFFWTGLLGAASQLAAPVVARRIGLLNTMVFTHLPANVCLVLAALAPSLPIALGLLMVRSALSSMDVPTRTAYVMAVVTPAERSAAASFTAVPRSLAAAISPTISGALFAAGWISLPLIACGLLKIGYDLALWRAMRRDRVDGE; translated from the coding sequence ATGAGCGCCGCACCTTCGCCGACGGTGCGCACCGGTCTCGCGAGCCTGCTGCCGGCCGGGGTCGACCCGGGCGCCATCCCCTTGCTCGCCGCGCGCGGACTGCGCGCCTTCGGGGACGGCTACATGGCCGTGTTGTTGCCGGCCTACCTGCTGTCGATCGGCCTGGGTACGCTGGAGGTCGGCGTCGTCGCCACGGCGACGATGCTGGGCTCGGCGCTTGCCACTCTTGCAGTGGGCGCCTGGGGATACCGATTTGCGGGCGGCCGGCTGCTTCGCGGCGCCGCCTTGCTGATGGCGGCCACGGGCCTGGGCTTTGCGGGCCTCACGTCGTTCTGGCCGCTGCTGCTTGTCGCGCTGGTCGGCACGCTCAATCCCAGTTCCGGCGACGTCAGCGTGTTTCTTCCGTTGGAGCATGCCCGGCTGGCTGCCGCGGCGCAGGGCCATGCACGTACGGCGCTGTTCGCACGCTACAGCCTTTTGGGTGCGCTGTGCGCAGCATTGGGTGCATTGGCGGCCGCCGTGCCCGACTGGCTGGTTCGGCACAGCGGGCTCACGCGGCTCGATGCACTGCGCGGAATGTTCGTGATCTACGCGGCCATCGGACTGGCCGTGTTCTGGCTCTACCGGAATCTGCCGGCCCACGCCGGCGGCAGCGGCAACGCAGAGAGCGCGCCCGTCGCCCCGGCCCCGCTCGGGCCGTCACGCCGCGTCGTGATGCGGTTGGCGGCGCTCTTCAGCGTCGATTCGTTTGCGGGCGGATTGGCCATCAACGCACTGATGTCGCTGTGGCTGCTGGAGCGCTTCGGCCTCTCGCTGACGCAAGCGGGCGTGTTCTTCTTCTGGACCGGTCTGCTCGGTGCGGCATCGCAGCTTGCCGCACCCGTGGTCGCCCGGCGCATCGGGCTGCTCAACACCATGGTCTTCACGCACCTGCCTGCCAACGTCTGTCTGGTGCTCGCGGCGCTGGCGCCCAGCTTGCCGATAGCGCTCGGCCTGTTGATGGTTCGCAGTGCGCTTTCTTCGATGGACGTGCCCACGCGAACGGCCTACGTGATGGCGGTGGTCACGCCCGCGGAGCGCAGTGCCGCGGCGAGTTTCACGGCCGTGCCGCGCAGCCTCGCAGCGGCCATCAGCCCGACGATCAGCGGCGCGCTGTTTGCAGCAGGCTGGATCTCGCTGCCGCTCATCGCCTGCGGGCTGCTCAAGATCGGCTACGACCTCGCGCTCTGGCGGGCCATGCGGCGGGACCGGGTGGATGGCGAGTAG
- a CDS encoding AraC family transcriptional regulator, whose amino-acid sequence MLTPLGPGCKFGQRLASQYGIDAIQSLVSRSHRGAELGVARMRYELPHLFVLAPLPTEDAFLLSVEINSGGSRRIVRHDGKSRQLGLQQEGAFHIADLSQRASAYVSSPFHSMFFHLPRATIDAFTEEMEMPRVDRLCCTAGTLDPVVANLGRAMLPVLMHPEDASRLFIDHLTMALKAHVVHAYGGVPGPAPVRGRGLAPWQERRAKEFLMQHLAHDVSLADAARECALSRSHFSKAFKQTTGQTPHAWLVAQRIEAARSLLAHPDVPIAEIASSCGFSDQSHLTRAFTAHMGTSPARWRRLNVG is encoded by the coding sequence ATGCTGACTCCCCTTGGCCCCGGCTGCAAATTCGGACAACGGCTCGCATCGCAGTACGGCATCGATGCAATCCAGTCGCTCGTGAGCAGGTCGCATCGCGGGGCGGAGTTGGGCGTTGCGCGCATGCGCTATGAGCTGCCGCATCTGTTTGTGCTGGCGCCGCTGCCCACCGAAGACGCGTTCCTGCTCAGCGTGGAAATCAACTCGGGCGGCAGCCGGCGTATCGTGCGGCACGACGGCAAGTCCCGGCAACTCGGCCTGCAGCAAGAGGGCGCGTTCCACATTGCCGATCTGTCGCAGCGCGCTTCGGCCTACGTGAGCAGTCCGTTCCATTCGATGTTCTTCCATCTGCCGCGTGCAACCATCGATGCGTTCACCGAAGAGATGGAAATGCCCCGTGTCGACCGCTTGTGCTGCACCGCCGGCACGCTCGACCCGGTGGTCGCCAATCTGGGCCGGGCCATGCTGCCGGTGCTGATGCACCCGGAAGATGCGAGCCGGTTGTTCATCGATCACTTGACGATGGCGCTGAAGGCGCATGTGGTGCATGCCTACGGCGGTGTGCCCGGCCCGGCGCCCGTTCGAGGGCGTGGCCTCGCGCCCTGGCAGGAGCGCCGGGCCAAGGAGTTCCTGATGCAGCACCTTGCCCACGACGTGTCGCTGGCCGACGCCGCCCGCGAATGCGCGTTGTCGCGCAGCCACTTCAGCAAGGCCTTCAAGCAGACGACGGGCCAAACGCCGCATGCATGGCTTGTGGCGCAGCGCATTGAAGCGGCGCGCAGCCTGCTGGCGCATCCCGATGTTCCGATTGCGGAGATCGCCAGCAGCTGCGGCTTTTCCGACCAGAGCCATCTGACGCGCGCGTTCACCGCGCACATGGGCACTTCGCCCGCTCGGTGGCGGCGCCTGAACGTCGGTTGA
- a CDS encoding TetR/AcrR family transcriptional regulator, with protein sequence MAKKPVTRPRKIATQERSRATVDSLVEATARILVKDGFDKASTNRIAEVAGVSIGSLYQYFPSKEALVAAVIERHQQQIMQTVRSELAEVSGEPLEKAVRRFVAVAVRAHRIDPQLHRVLAEQIPRVGKLERMETFSRENFSLFSAYLEGARDQLGVDDLELASFVCVTTIEALTHNAVLHQSKVLAGERMEALVDEGARLVAGYLKGSPRA encoded by the coding sequence ATGGCGAAGAAACCGGTCACCAGGCCCAGGAAAATTGCGACTCAAGAGCGGTCGCGCGCGACTGTCGACAGCCTTGTCGAGGCAACTGCTCGCATTCTGGTGAAAGACGGGTTCGACAAGGCGAGTACCAACCGCATTGCCGAAGTTGCGGGCGTGAGCATCGGCTCGCTCTATCAATACTTCCCCAGCAAGGAGGCTCTTGTCGCCGCAGTCATAGAGCGCCACCAGCAGCAGATCATGCAAACGGTGCGCAGCGAGCTGGCCGAGGTCTCCGGCGAGCCGCTTGAAAAAGCGGTGCGCAGGTTCGTCGCAGTCGCGGTGCGTGCGCATCGGATCGATCCGCAACTGCACAGGGTGCTTGCCGAGCAGATTCCGCGCGTTGGAAAACTCGAAAGAATGGAGACCTTCAGCCGGGAGAATTTCAGTCTGTTCAGCGCTTACCTGGAAGGGGCTCGAGACCAACTCGGCGTCGACGATCTCGAGCTCGCATCATTCGTATGCGTGACCACCATCGAGGCGTTGACGCACAACGCTGTGCTGCACCAATCCAAGGTCCTGGCCGGAGAGCGGATGGAGGCGCTCGTCGACGAAGGGGCTCGCCTCGTGGCCGGATACCTCAAGGGCAGCCCGCGTGCCTGA
- the leuC gene encoding 3-isopropylmalate dehydratase large subunit, whose protein sequence is MPRTLFDKLWDAHVVRELGDGWALLHIDRHLLHDLSGPPAMAEVAARGLPLHNPELDFATPDHAASSQPGRTPGTFPLGGRLHGALRDLSAKSGVRFYDLGQPGQGIVHVMGPELGIVLPGLTVICGDSHTCTNGGLGALAFGVGSSESTHALATQTLRQQKPRRMRIRCDGELGAGVTAKDLALHIIGTLGAAAGVGCAIEFAGEAVRALDVEARLTLCNLTVELGARFGLIAPDQRTVDWVRGRLFAPTGAAFDAAAARWLSLASDEGAQFDREEVIDAAAVAPTVTWGTSPEDAIAIDGHVPDPTDAPDASARSAIEAALDYMGLAPRAAIAGTPVEWVFIGSCANSRLPDLRAAADVARGRRVADGVTAWVVPGSENVKRAAEAEGLREVFEAAGFQWREPGCSMCVAANGEQVPPKARCVSTSNRNFVGRQGPGARTHLASPAMAAAAAVTGRITDVRTLK, encoded by the coding sequence ATGCCCCGCACCCTGTTCGACAAGCTCTGGGACGCGCACGTCGTGCGCGAGCTCGGCGACGGCTGGGCGCTGCTGCACATCGACCGCCACCTGCTGCACGACCTCTCGGGTCCGCCCGCGATGGCCGAGGTGGCGGCGCGCGGGCTGCCGCTGCACAACCCGGAGCTGGACTTCGCCACGCCCGATCACGCCGCCTCGAGCCAGCCGGGCCGCACCCCCGGCACCTTCCCGCTCGGCGGCCGACTGCACGGCGCGCTGCGCGATCTCAGCGCGAAATCGGGTGTGCGCTTTTACGACCTGGGCCAGCCGGGCCAGGGCATCGTGCATGTGATGGGGCCCGAGCTGGGCATCGTGCTGCCCGGCCTTACGGTGATCTGCGGCGACAGCCACACCTGCACCAACGGCGGCCTCGGTGCGCTGGCCTTCGGTGTCGGCTCCTCGGAAAGCACGCACGCCCTCGCCACGCAGACGCTGCGCCAGCAGAAACCCAGGCGCATGCGCATCCGCTGCGATGGTGAGCTCGGTGCGGGCGTCACCGCGAAGGACCTGGCGCTGCACATCATCGGCACGCTCGGCGCCGCGGCCGGCGTGGGCTGCGCGATCGAATTCGCGGGCGAGGCGGTGCGCGCACTGGACGTCGAGGCGCGGCTCACGCTGTGCAACCTCACCGTGGAGTTGGGCGCGCGCTTCGGGCTGATCGCGCCCGACCAGCGCACTGTCGACTGGGTGCGCGGACGCCTCTTCGCGCCTACGGGCGCGGCCTTCGATGCGGCCGCTGCGCGCTGGCTTTCGCTGGCCTCCGACGAAGGCGCGCAGTTCGACCGCGAAGAGGTCATCGACGCCGCCGCGGTCGCGCCCACCGTCACCTGGGGCACCAGTCCCGAGGACGCCATCGCCATCGACGGCCACGTGCCCGACCCGACCGATGCCCCGGACGCCTCGGCGCGCAGTGCCATAGAGGCTGCGCTGGACTACATGGGCCTCGCACCCCGCGCGGCCATCGCGGGCACGCCGGTCGAGTGGGTCTTCATCGGCTCGTGTGCCAACTCGCGCCTGCCCGACCTGCGCGCCGCGGCCGATGTGGCGCGCGGCCGGCGCGTGGCCGACGGCGTCACCGCATGGGTGGTGCCCGGCTCCGAGAACGTGAAGCGCGCGGCCGAGGCCGAAGGGCTGCGCGAGGTGTTCGAGGCCGCGGGCTTTCAATGGCGCGAGCCAGGCTGCAGCATGTGCGTCGCGGCCAACGGCGAACAGGTGCCGCCGAAGGCGAGGTGCGTCTCCACCTCCAACCGCAACTTCGTCGGCAGGCAGGGACCGGGCGCACGCACGCACCTGGCGAGCCCGGCAATGGCCGCGGCCGCCGCCGTCACCGGCCGCATCACCGACGTGAGGACGCTCAAATGA
- a CDS encoding DinB family protein encodes MNDTLHRLFTFKAWANDQLLTALSRLGGNSPVTGLAVKALSHTYVVDRIFAAHLRREAHAYSSANLSEMPTLEALAADLRRSDKEYIDYVSALDHAQLAEKIDFAFTDGAPGRMSREEMLMHVVTHGAGHRGQVSAVMLLNSVPPARDGFATYLHEAEAPARRRVAA; translated from the coding sequence ATGAACGACACACTGCATCGGCTCTTCACATTCAAGGCTTGGGCCAACGATCAGCTATTGACGGCGCTCTCTCGCCTTGGCGGCAACTCTCCGGTCACCGGGTTGGCCGTCAAGGCCTTGAGCCACACGTATGTGGTCGACCGCATCTTTGCCGCCCACCTGAGGCGGGAAGCTCATGCGTATTCGTCGGCCAACCTGAGCGAGATGCCAACGCTCGAGGCTCTGGCTGCCGACCTGAGAAGAAGCGACAAGGAATACATCGACTATGTATCGGCGCTCGATCATGCGCAGCTGGCGGAAAAGATCGATTTCGCGTTCACTGACGGCGCACCCGGGCGCATGTCTCGCGAGGAAATGCTCATGCATGTTGTGACGCACGGAGCGGGACATCGCGGGCAGGTCAGCGCGGTGATGCTGCTCAATTCGGTCCCGCCGGCCAGGGATGGCTTTGCAACCTATCTGCACGAGGCGGAAGCCCCGGCGAGAAGGCGGGTTGCCGCCTGA
- a CDS encoding isocitrate lyase/PEP mutase family protein, translating to MTSSSTLRRLLDAPGMVIAPGAYDAIGARLIEQAGFAAVYMTGAGTSAARGFPDFGLLTMSEMVDNATVMARSVAIPLIADADTGYGNELNVTRTVREYEARGIAAIHIEDQVSPKRCGHLDGKEVISQAEFVSKIRAAVEARRSQEFVVIARTDARAMLGLDEAIARANAALQAGADMAFVEATQTPEEVAAVPKRVQGPCLLNLVPGGRTPVFDLREAEAMGYKLAILPGLMLKATIEAGDAALAELKATFRAPTVNATVAQTFRRFGADDWDALRTRFNAGATMEQR from the coding sequence ATGACTTCCTCTTCCACGCTTCGCCGGCTGCTCGATGCGCCCGGCATGGTGATCGCCCCCGGCGCCTACGACGCCATCGGCGCGCGCCTGATCGAGCAGGCCGGCTTCGCCGCCGTGTACATGACGGGCGCAGGCACCTCGGCGGCGCGCGGCTTTCCCGATTTCGGCCTGCTCACGATGAGCGAGATGGTCGACAACGCCACGGTCATGGCGCGCTCGGTGGCCATTCCACTGATCGCCGACGCGGACACCGGCTACGGCAACGAACTGAACGTGACGCGCACCGTGCGCGAGTACGAGGCGCGCGGCATTGCCGCGATCCACATCGAGGACCAGGTCTCGCCCAAGCGCTGCGGCCACCTCGACGGCAAGGAGGTGATTTCGCAGGCGGAGTTCGTCTCGAAGATCCGCGCCGCGGTGGAAGCCCGGCGCTCGCAAGAATTCGTGGTCATCGCCCGCACGGATGCGCGCGCCATGCTCGGCCTGGACGAAGCCATCGCCCGCGCGAACGCGGCGCTGCAAGCCGGCGCCGACATGGCTTTTGTCGAGGCCACGCAGACGCCAGAGGAAGTCGCGGCGGTGCCGAAGCGCGTGCAAGGCCCGTGCCTGCTCAACCTGGTGCCGGGCGGCCGAACGCCAGTGTTCGACCTGCGCGAAGCCGAAGCCATGGGCTACAAGCTCGCGATCCTTCCCGGCCTGATGCTCAAGGCCACCATCGAGGCCGGCGACGCAGCGCTCGCCGAGCTCAAGGCCACATTCCGCGCGCCGACCGTCAATGCCACGGTGGCCCAGACCTTTCGCCGCTTCGGTGCCGACGATTGGGACGCCCTGCGCACGCGCTTCAACGCCGGCGCGACCATGGAGCAGCGCTGA
- a CDS encoding glutathione S-transferase family protein: MTITITAFERSPDGGKGLARDTRVRWALEEAGLPYEVRLVSFRAMKEPAHLALNPFGQIPTYEEGGLALFETGSIVMHIAERHPGLFPPDADARARAITWMFAALNTVELPILELVTVKFAEGDKPWKADRMPLVEDRVRARLNQLAACLGNAEWLDGSFTAGDLLMVSVLLRLRPSGLLNEFPGLAAYVARGEARPAYQRAFAAQLAINAAPVVN, from the coding sequence ATGACCATCACCATCACCGCATTCGAACGGTCGCCCGACGGCGGCAAGGGCCTGGCGCGCGACACGCGCGTGCGCTGGGCGTTGGAAGAAGCGGGGTTGCCCTACGAGGTGCGCCTGGTGTCCTTTCGCGCGATGAAAGAGCCAGCGCACCTGGCGCTGAATCCCTTCGGCCAGATTCCCACTTACGAGGAAGGCGGCCTCGCGCTGTTCGAGACCGGCTCCATCGTGATGCATATCGCCGAGCGCCATCCGGGACTGTTTCCGCCCGACGCCGACGCAAGGGCGCGCGCCATCACATGGATGTTCGCGGCACTCAATACCGTCGAGCTTCCCATCCTGGAGCTTGTCACCGTCAAGTTCGCGGAGGGCGACAAGCCCTGGAAGGCCGACCGCATGCCCCTCGTCGAAGACCGTGTGCGCGCCCGATTGAACCAGCTGGCCGCCTGCCTGGGCAATGCCGAGTGGCTGGACGGCAGCTTTACCGCAGGCGACCTGCTGATGGTGTCGGTGCTGCTGCGGCTCAGGCCATCGGGCCTGCTGAACGAGTTTCCCGGCCTGGCCGCTTATGTCGCTCGCGGCGAAGCGCGGCCTGCCTACCAGCGCGCGTTTGCCGCGCAACTGGCGATCAACGCTGCGCCGGTCGTGAACTGA